A genomic region of Eubacterium sp. 1001713B170207_170306_E7 contains the following coding sequences:
- a CDS encoding class II fructose-bisphosphate aldolase, with the protein MSYVNMEKILKDARKGGYAVGAFNIVNQMTAKAAVEAAEELECPIILQTSVKTVKQFGIAEMMQFLRPIVENAKVDVAVHLDHSTDVDFTIACIDGGWSSVMYDGSKLPLMENIANTRKIVETAHAKDVTVEGELGAIVGVEDDIVVDEDQSALANPEDCRVYLDETKIDAFAPAIGTAHGVYKGEVKIDYDLFENINSFSSCPLVLHGGTGLSTGTFKRLIALGAAKVNISTAIKIAYCGAMRDYTKLRPDENDPLKLDAFVKEKVKEVVRNHITLFSLLED; encoded by the coding sequence ATGAGTTATGTAAACATGGAAAAAATATTGAAGGATGCCCGGAAAGGCGGGTACGCCGTGGGCGCCTTCAACATTGTCAATCAAATGACGGCAAAGGCAGCCGTAGAGGCCGCCGAAGAGCTCGAGTGCCCGATCATTCTTCAGACCTCGGTTAAGACCGTCAAGCAGTTTGGAATTGCAGAAATGATGCAGTTCTTAAGACCCATTGTGGAAAACGCCAAGGTCGACGTGGCAGTGCATCTGGACCATTCGACCGATGTTGACTTTACCATCGCTTGTATTGACGGCGGGTGGAGCTCTGTTATGTATGACGGCTCAAAGCTGCCCTTGATGGAAAATATCGCCAACACCAGAAAAATCGTAGAGACAGCCCATGCCAAAGATGTCACTGTCGAGGGTGAGCTCGGCGCCATTGTGGGCGTGGAGGACGATATTGTCGTGGACGAAGACCAGAGCGCTCTGGCCAACCCGGAGGACTGCAGGGTTTATCTTGACGAGACAAAAATCGATGCCTTTGCCCCGGCCATCGGAACCGCCCACGGCGTTTATAAGGGCGAGGTAAAAATTGATTACGACCTTTTTGAGAACATCAACAGCTTTTCATCCTGCCCTCTGGTGCTGCACGGCGGTACTGGCCTGAGCACCGGCACCTTTAAGCGGCTGATCGCTCTGGGGGCGGCCAAGGTCAATATTTCAACAGCCATCAAGATCGCTTACTGCGGTGCTATGAGAGATTACACAAAACTGCGTCCTGACGAAAACGATCCGCTGAAGCTCGATGCTTTTGTAAAAGAAAAAGTCAAAGAGGTCGTGCGAAACCACATCACGCTGTTCAGCTTATTAGAAGATTAG
- a CDS encoding PHP domain-containing protein has protein sequence MDYKPNYLCDLHSHTTRSDGNDTPKEFLDTAAALGMKVVAITDHDVLPPEKIEVGGLMVDVERYAEKKGMKVLKGIEFSCETEVEDVHLVAFGCDYSSPEILAMNRIIVQSKIDSYRRLTELLTEKGFPISWEEVLNYNDIPRKPEDVQKKIIFNLMAEKGYTETWSDAKLMIRNTPEYSVKREKPDPLAIIDIVHRAGGIVILAHPYLIDERVKTKSLECSRAEYIDRLIKGGLDGIEASYTYDKTTYNGPLTKEEIIEQVRRDYSGRVAIISGGSDYHADYKKSSKKVRNIGECGITPEYFHSNALLSRL, from the coding sequence ATGGACTACAAACCAAATTATCTCTGTGATCTGCACAGCCACACTACCCGCTCCGACGGCAACGATACCCCGAAGGAATTTCTGGATACCGCGGCGGCGCTGGGCATGAAGGTGGTTGCCATTACAGACCATGACGTGCTGCCGCCGGAAAAGATTGAGGTAGGCGGACTCATGGTTGATGTGGAGCGCTACGCTGAGAAAAAGGGCATGAAGGTTTTAAAGGGAATTGAGTTCTCCTGTGAAACAGAAGTGGAGGATGTACACCTGGTGGCCTTTGGCTGTGATTACTCGAGCCCTGAAATTCTGGCCATGAACCGGATCATCGTTCAGAGTAAGATTGACTCCTACCGGAGACTGACCGAGCTGCTGACCGAGAAAGGGTTTCCCATCAGCTGGGAGGAAGTGCTGAATTATAACGATATTCCGAGAAAGCCCGAGGATGTACAGAAAAAAATCATCTTTAACCTCATGGCCGAAAAGGGCTATACCGAAACCTGGAGCGACGCCAAGCTGATGATCCGAAATACGCCGGAATACAGTGTGAAGCGTGAAAAACCAGACCCCCTGGCCATCATTGATATCGTACACCGCGCGGGAGGGATTGTGATCCTGGCGCACCCCTACCTCATTGATGAAAGGGTTAAGACAAAATCCCTGGAATGCTCAAGAGCAGAATACATCGACCGCCTGATCAAGGGCGGGCTGGACGGCATCGAGGCCTCTTACACCTATGATAAAACAACCTACAATGGCCCGCTGACAAAGGAAGAAATCATCGAGCAGGTGCGCAGGGACTACAGCGGAAGAGTAGCGATCATTTCTGGCGGCTCAGACTATCACGCGGACTATAAGAAGTCCAGCAAAAAAGTCCGGAACATCGGTGAATGCGGCATTACGCCAGAATATTTTCACAGCAACGCGCTGTTGTCCAGATTGTAG
- a CDS encoding HAD-IA family hydrolase → MGKHYDLIIFDLDGTLVDSAADIVATVQYIIEKYGFEPRSDTFIRGCIGGGARNVLLKSLGEDKEALIDREILPLFKAYYEENCAVYTDLYPGVKDVLGHYRKMGRPMALATYKIRSATEKIMKTLAFDEYFDYLVTADDVENPKPHPECIKKILAHYQMRPEQAVLVGDTKTDFMTGHNAEVDVCAVTYGYGSSEVLRDLGPAYMVDGIDEIKELLL, encoded by the coding sequence ATGGGAAAACATTATGATTTGATTATTTTTGACCTGGATGGCACACTGGTCGACTCCGCGGCTGATATTGTAGCCACGGTCCAGTACATCATCGAGAAGTATGGCTTTGAACCCAGGTCCGACACCTTTATCCGGGGCTGTATCGGCGGCGGAGCCCGCAATGTTCTGCTGAAGAGCCTCGGAGAGGATAAGGAGGCTTTAATCGACCGTGAAATCCTTCCTTTGTTTAAAGCTTATTATGAGGAAAACTGCGCTGTGTATACGGATTTGTATCCCGGCGTCAAGGACGTATTGGGGCATTACCGGAAAATGGGCAGGCCCATGGCTCTGGCAACCTATAAGATCAGAAGCGCCACAGAAAAAATCATGAAAACCCTGGCCTTTGACGAGTATTTTGACTATCTGGTGACCGCGGACGATGTTGAAAACCCAAAGCCTCACCCGGAATGTATAAAGAAAATACTCGCGCATTACCAGATGCGGCCCGAACAGGCTGTGCTGGTGGGCGACACCAAGACCGATTTTATGACAGGACATAACGCAGAGGTGGATGTGTGCGCAGTGACCTACGGGTATGGCAGCAGTGAAGTGCTGAGAGACCTGGGGCCGGCTTATATGGTGGATGGAATTGATGAAATAAAGGAACTGCTCCTTTAA
- the deoC gene encoding deoxyribose-phosphate aldolase gives MVDLSKMDKWSLGKCFDHSVLPKDTTEEDIRRGCQEAKAYNCAAFYSASPYWTPVVKEELEGTDIHIATGLDFPFGASTVKMKGLETEEAVRLGCTALDMVMNIGALKDKNYKEVKAGLDAFVKAAEGNLTKCIMDVNFLTDDEIVAGCNLIAEAGIDYAKTSTGQFEGPSMDQFLLMKRTLKDADIKLKVAGVKFPRPQNAYAFLLAGADLIGTRAAVAIIEALDQMREIGIVPPLQK, from the coding sequence ATGGTTGATTTATCGAAAATGGATAAGTGGTCGCTGGGAAAGTGCTTTGACCATTCCGTACTGCCCAAGGATACAACTGAAGAGGATATTCGCAGGGGCTGTCAGGAAGCAAAAGCCTATAACTGCGCAGCGTTTTATTCGGCCTCACCCTATTGGACGCCTGTGGTAAAGGAAGAGCTTGAGGGAACAGACATTCATATCGCGACAGGCCTGGATTTTCCCTTTGGCGCGTCAACGGTAAAGATGAAGGGGCTTGAGACCGAGGAGGCAGTCCGGCTCGGTTGTACAGCGCTGGATATGGTTATGAATATCGGCGCGCTTAAGGATAAGAACTACAAAGAGGTAAAGGCTGGACTGGACGCTTTCGTGAAAGCCGCTGAGGGAAACCTGACCAAATGTATTATGGATGTTAATTTCCTGACAGACGATGAAATTGTCGCAGGGTGTAACCTGATTGCCGAAGCGGGAATTGATTATGCGAAGACCTCGACCGGGCAGTTTGAAGGGCCGTCGATGGACCAGTTTTTACTCATGAAGCGAACACTAAAGGACGCGGATATTAAGCTGAAGGTTGCCGGAGTCAAATTTCCGAGACCGCAGAATGCCTACGCGTTTTTACTGGCAGGGGCAGATCTGATTGGAACCCGGGCAGCTGTGGCGATCATCGAGGCTCTGGACCAGATGCGTGAGATCGGCATTGTGCCGCCGCTTCAAAAATAA
- the deoC gene encoding deoxyribose-phosphate aldolase has product MIDLKKLTKWDAGKLFDYAILPKDTNEEAIRKGCREAKAYNCAAFYSSSPYWTPVVVEELGDTDVNIATGISFPFGSQPSAVKAMETELAVKAGCTCLDMVINIGALKDKKYDVVKQELVDFKNAAQGRMTKGILDVAFLTDDEIKAGCELIKEAGLDYAKSATGQFEGPTMEQVLIMKETIADSSVKLKVSGVKFPRPQNAWAFIMAGAELIGTRSAPEIINAMDQMREIGLLPPYEG; this is encoded by the coding sequence ATGATTGATTTAAAAAAATTGACCAAATGGGACGCCGGAAAACTGTTTGATTACGCGATTCTGCCAAAGGACACGAATGAGGAAGCCATCCGAAAGGGATGCCGGGAAGCAAAAGCCTATAACTGCGCGGCTTTCTATTCCTCCTCGCCCTACTGGACACCGGTGGTGGTGGAAGAGCTGGGCGATACAGACGTCAATATTGCGACCGGAATCAGCTTTCCCTTTGGGTCGCAGCCCTCAGCCGTAAAAGCGATGGAAACAGAGCTGGCTGTAAAAGCAGGCTGCACGTGCCTGGATATGGTCATCAATATCGGCGCATTAAAGGACAAAAAATACGATGTGGTGAAACAGGAGCTCGTCGATTTTAAGAATGCCGCTCAGGGCCGTATGACAAAAGGGATTCTGGATGTTGCCTTTCTGACGGACGATGAGATAAAGGCGGGGTGTGAGCTCATAAAGGAAGCCGGGCTTGACTACGCCAAATCGGCCACCGGGCAGTTTGAAGGGCCTACCATGGAGCAGGTTCTGATCATGAAGGAGACGATCGCAGACTCCAGCGTTAAGCTGAAGGTTTCGGGCGTGAAGTTCCCAAGACCACAGAACGCCTGGGCATTTATCATGGCCGGTGCCGAGCTCATCGGGACACGGTCCGCACCTGAGATCATTAACGCCATGGATCAGATGCGTGAGATTGGGTTACTGCCGCCTTATGAAGGATAA
- the deoC gene encoding deoxyribose-phosphate aldolase has translation MIDFSKMTKKDVGKCFDYFIGPKDTTEAIIRKECKTAIEYNVKAFCFSSSVWSSVVAEELKGTDILVGAGIGFPFGQQTSAVKCFETEEAVRMGATVLDNVMNVGLMKDKKYDQILQEFKDYKKAAGPAITKMILEVCMLTDEEIRIGCELIAEAGLDWAKSSTGQWEGPTMEQVRLMAKTLEGSDTKVKVSGVKFPRAQNAYCFLMGGAELIGTRQAPQIIDSLDMMREIGVVPKYEG, from the coding sequence ATGATTGATTTTTCAAAGATGACAAAAAAGGATGTTGGTAAATGTTTCGATTATTTCATTGGCCCAAAAGACACAACAGAGGCCATTATCCGCAAAGAGTGCAAAACAGCCATTGAATACAATGTGAAGGCTTTTTGTTTTTCCTCTTCTGTTTGGTCGTCTGTTGTCGCGGAAGAGCTCAAGGGCACCGATATTTTAGTAGGTGCAGGGATTGGCTTTCCCTTTGGGCAGCAGACCAGCGCGGTAAAATGCTTTGAAACAGAAGAAGCCGTAAGAATGGGCGCGACCGTTCTGGACAATGTCATGAACGTCGGCCTCATGAAGGATAAAAAATATGACCAGATTCTTCAGGAATTCAAGGACTATAAAAAGGCAGCAGGTCCGGCCATCACCAAAATGATCCTGGAAGTATGTATGCTGACCGATGAAGAAATCCGAATCGGCTGCGAGCTCATCGCCGAAGCTGGACTGGACTGGGCCAAATCATCAACAGGGCAGTGGGAAGGCCCAACGATGGAGCAGGTACGTCTTATGGCAAAGACCCTGGAAGGCAGCGACACAAAGGTAAAGGTATCCGGTGTTAAGTTCCCGAGGGCACAAAACGCTTACTGCTTCTTAATGGGCGGTGCAGAATTGATCGGTACCCGCCAGGCGCCGCAGATCATTGATTCCTTAGACATGATGCGCGAAATCGGCGTTGTTCCAAAATACGAAGGTTAA
- the deoC gene encoding deoxyribose-phosphate aldolase translates to MVDLSKMTKRDMGKLIDFSVLGKDSTEEDIRRGCRTAIEYNCKAFCFSSSYWTPVVAEELKGTDLLVGAGIGFPFGQQSSAVKCFEAEEAVRLGATVLDNCMNVGDFKEGKYDKVLQEFKDYKKAAGPAMTKMIIETCMLTKEEIVTATKLVAEAGIDWVKTSTGQYAGPSVSDVILMVDALEGSDTKVKVAGVKAPRPQNAFAFILAGAELIGTQGGKEILDGVDDLRKIGMIPAYQG, encoded by the coding sequence ATGGTTGATTTATCAAAAATGACGAAACGTGACATGGGGAAGCTGATTGATTTTTCTGTTTTGGGAAAAGACTCAACAGAAGAGGATATCCGCAGAGGCTGCCGGACAGCGATTGAGTACAATTGTAAGGCCTTTTGTTTTTCCTCGTCCTACTGGACACCGGTGGTTGCAGAAGAACTGAAGGGAACAGACCTGCTGGTCGGTGCGGGAATCGGTTTTCCTTTCGGACAGCAGAGCAGCGCGGTAAAATGCTTTGAAGCAGAAGAAGCCGTTCGCTTAGGCGCCACTGTTTTAGACAACTGCATGAATGTCGGCGACTTTAAAGAAGGCAAATATGATAAGGTTTTACAGGAATTTAAGGACTATAAAAAAGCTGCGGGCCCGGCGATGACCAAAATGATCATTGAAACCTGCATGCTGACCAAGGAAGAAATTGTAACCGCTACCAAGCTGGTGGCCGAAGCCGGAATCGACTGGGTTAAGACCTCGACAGGACAGTACGCCGGACCAAGCGTTTCGGACGTTATCTTAATGGTAGACGCCCTTGAAGGCTCTGACACGAAGGTTAAGGTCGCAGGGGTCAAGGCGCCGCGCCCGCAGAATGCCTTTGCCTTTATTTTAGCCGGAGCAGAGCTGATCGGAACACAGGGCGGCAAGGAAATCTTAGACGGTGTTGATGATTTACGGAAAATTGGAATGATCCCCGCATACCAGGGATAA
- a CDS encoding FGGY family carbohydrate kinase, which yields MGKYLVGMDAGTTGCKVCVFDLEGNLIGSDYREYPCYYPHEGWVEQIPEDMTPALFKTCKEAIRKAQVDPKDILAVGLSSQGSVIGLLDENGELIRPFVGWQDLRGSEEEIKWITNQIPREEYYQLTGDPLGMCFSIAKLVWLKHHEPENWNKTAMFSTHQDYFLKQLGADGYYTDFSSASREGMMDINNKCWSPRMHEMLGIPLEKRAELVDEPGKVVGHIPKDVAELTGLAEGTPICIGAHDQNCNTFGSGGVDDGTAVVVMGTFGSCFIVSDEPIRDPKGRLVVKGNHGVGNYTIEAFSNTSASSYRWYRDTFCDIEKFSADLVKTDPYELINAQIADVPPGANGITFLPYLQGASGSKINDKARGVFIGMSLGTKKADMARAVMEGISFEVYDIINAELEAGININAIRLTGGAAKSPMWCQMLADIFKLPIQLLSASETGCLGAALYAGIGVDAYKDCRDAAEKAVKLTEVYEPNPEKFAAYDKAYQRFINVYNALDNRIF from the coding sequence ATGGGAAAATATTTAGTTGGTATGGACGCCGGAACAACCGGCTGTAAAGTATGCGTTTTTGACCTTGAAGGAAACCTTATCGGGAGCGATTACCGGGAATACCCATGCTATTATCCGCACGAAGGCTGGGTAGAACAGATTCCGGAGGACATGACACCAGCGCTGTTCAAAACCTGCAAGGAAGCCATCCGCAAGGCTCAGGTAGATCCAAAGGATATTCTGGCTGTGGGCCTTTCTTCCCAGGGGTCTGTCATCGGCCTTTTAGATGAAAATGGCGAATTGATCCGTCCCTTTGTAGGCTGGCAGGATCTGCGGGGCAGCGAGGAAGAAATCAAATGGATTACCAATCAGATTCCAAGAGAAGAATACTACCAGCTGACAGGGGACCCGCTGGGAATGTGCTTCAGTATCGCGAAGCTTGTATGGCTTAAACACCATGAACCGGAAAACTGGAACAAAACAGCCATGTTCTCCACACATCAGGATTACTTCCTCAAACAGCTTGGCGCAGACGGCTACTATACAGACTTTTCATCCGCAAGCCGTGAAGGGATGATGGACATCAACAACAAATGCTGGTCGCCCCGCATGCATGAAATGCTGGGGATTCCATTGGAAAAAAGAGCGGAGCTGGTAGATGAACCGGGCAAAGTTGTCGGCCATATTCCAAAAGATGTCGCTGAATTAACCGGTCTGGCCGAAGGCACACCGATTTGTATCGGGGCGCATGACCAGAACTGTAACACCTTTGGCTCAGGCGGCGTTGACGACGGAACCGCTGTTGTGGTCATGGGAACCTTTGGCTCATGCTTTATCGTAAGTGATGAACCCATCCGTGATCCCAAGGGCAGACTGGTCGTTAAGGGAAACCACGGCGTCGGCAATTATACCATCGAGGCCTTTTCCAATACATCCGCTTCAAGCTACCGCTGGTACCGGGATACCTTCTGTGATATTGAAAAGTTCTCGGCGGACCTGGTTAAAACAGACCCCTATGAGCTCATCAACGCACAGATCGCCGATGTACCGCCAGGAGCAAACGGCATAACCTTCCTGCCTTACCTGCAGGGGGCTTCAGGCTCAAAGATCAATGATAAAGCGCGCGGTGTTTTCATCGGAATGTCCCTTGGAACGAAAAAAGCCGACATGGCGAGAGCCGTCATGGAAGGCATCAGCTTTGAAGTTTATGATATTATCAACGCCGAGCTGGAAGCCGGAATCAATATCAACGCAATCCGCCTGACTGGCGGGGCCGCCAAGTCACCGATGTGGTGCCAGATGCTGGCCGATATCTTCAAGCTGCCGATTCAGCTGTTAAGCGCAAGCGAAACAGGCTGTCTGGGTGCGGCCCTGTATGCGGGCATTGGGGTTGACGCTTATAAAGACTGCCGGGACGCGGCCGAAAAGGCGGTTAAGCTGACAGAAGTTTACGAACCGAATCCGGAAAAATTCGCGGCATATGATAAAGCTTATCAGCGTTTTATCAATGTTTATAACGCCCTGGACAACCGTATATTCTAA
- a CDS encoding sn-glycerol-1-phosphate dehydrogenase, translating into MDTQNLGFNIYERHDFDCECGRHHKMPIGEVVIDSGAARKLPHYVKALQLGKKGILITDEIIFESIGREIYAQWQEQGLEIECYVLEGRIRPDEHTVGNVICNTPFDADYIVSLGGGTVTDVVRYAATRLKLACVSIPSAMTMDGFFTNMSIIIVNGLQVTYYLNYPSLILADSDIIAKAPSVMNAAGVGEVISKISAGMDWYAGKLIKDIYYCDRVEAMMGECIAEGTAEATIEGIVPGDRKAIEKLTDALYKSAVAMAWYDSSPCGSGAEHQLNHFWIKCQDEKGMPQSMHGQEVGVGAVINTMIWEEIMAIDFERFDVEQAVEKTWDKAQWEKEIRAVYGDGADSILALQAENHSFDKSVRRSEIEKIIEHREALARRFETMPSSEALAEKLKKVGGPWHPRQLQIDKDELVKSLYYAKETRSGRYNALWMAEALGIMEDVSSKIIEKLEF; encoded by the coding sequence ATGGATACGCAGAACCTCGGTTTTAATATTTATGAAAGGCATGATTTTGACTGTGAATGCGGGCGGCACCACAAGATGCCGATTGGAGAAGTCGTCATTGATTCGGGGGCGGCCAGAAAGCTGCCCCACTACGTCAAGGCGCTTCAGCTTGGCAAAAAAGGAATCCTCATAACCGACGAGATCATATTTGAGTCCATTGGCAGAGAAATCTACGCGCAGTGGCAGGAGCAGGGGCTTGAGATCGAATGCTATGTGCTTGAGGGACGGATACGCCCGGATGAGCACACCGTTGGAAATGTGATCTGCAATACGCCCTTTGACGCCGATTATATCGTATCCTTGGGAGGCGGAACGGTAACCGATGTGGTCCGTTATGCGGCAACGCGCCTGAAACTGGCGTGTGTGTCCATTCCATCGGCCATGACAATGGACGGCTTTTTTACCAATATGTCCATTATCATTGTGAATGGGCTGCAGGTGACCTATTACCTCAATTACCCCAGCTTGATTCTGGCCGATTCCGACATCATCGCCAAAGCCCCAAGCGTCATGAATGCCGCCGGTGTGGGTGAGGTGATCTCTAAAATAAGCGCGGGCATGGACTGGTATGCGGGAAAACTGATTAAGGATATCTACTATTGCGACCGGGTAGAGGCCATGATGGGCGAGTGTATTGCCGAGGGCACGGCAGAGGCGACAATCGAGGGCATTGTGCCCGGAGACAGAAAAGCCATCGAAAAGCTGACAGACGCCCTGTATAAGAGCGCTGTGGCCATGGCGTGGTATGATTCATCACCCTGCGGCTCCGGCGCAGAGCATCAGCTGAACCATTTCTGGATCAAATGCCAGGACGAAAAGGGTATGCCGCAGTCAATGCACGGCCAGGAGGTTGGCGTCGGGGCTGTGATCAACACCATGATCTGGGAAGAAATAATGGCCATTGATTTTGAGCGCTTCGATGTTGAGCAGGCAGTGGAAAAGACCTGGGACAAAGCCCAATGGGAAAAGGAAATACGGGCAGTATACGGTGATGGAGCAGACAGTATTCTGGCGTTGCAGGCAGAAAACCATTCCTTTGATAAAAGCGTGCGGCGCAGCGAAATCGAAAAGATCATCGAGCACCGGGAAGCATTGGCCAGACGGTTTGAGACAATGCCCTCCTCCGAAGCCCTTGCAGAAAAATTAAAAAAAGTGGGCGGCCCCTGGCATCCCAGACAGCTGCAGATCGATAAGGATGAGCTGGTAAAAAGCCTTTATTATGCAAAGGAGACACGCAGCGGGCGTTACAATGCGCTGTGGATGGCTGAGGCCCTCGGCATTATGGAAGATGTTTCGAGTAAAATAATAGAAAAACTGGAATTCTAA
- a CDS encoding GntR family transcriptional regulator, translated as MNSIERNNPKPLYVQLEELIRNNIDTGIWKPQTAIPSESELSKEYDLSRMTIRTACQNLVQEGVLYRVPGKGTFVSEPKIMTESLAYMGFREQLERMGYETTTKLLDSAIIQASGSVSRKLRIPEAAPVMLIERMRYLKGRPISLHYSYIPVQLCEGIEKHDLVDEQLCIILEKEYQLLPTRIQETLESVKASKKESQLFRVEESYPLLILEDILFAQDDMPYEYSKVVFRGDKIKLKYEFHNL; from the coding sequence ATGAATAGTATTGAAAGAAATAATCCAAAGCCACTTTATGTTCAGTTGGAAGAACTGATCCGAAATAATATAGATACTGGCATTTGGAAACCACAAACCGCAATCCCCTCTGAAAGCGAGCTGAGCAAAGAGTATGATTTGAGCCGTATGACCATTCGGACAGCCTGCCAGAATCTGGTTCAGGAGGGCGTGCTCTACCGTGTCCCGGGTAAGGGTACCTTTGTATCGGAGCCAAAGATTATGACAGAATCCCTGGCGTACATGGGCTTTCGGGAGCAGCTCGAGCGTATGGGCTATGAGACCACCACAAAGCTGCTGGACTCTGCGATTATCCAGGCCTCCGGCAGTGTGTCGAGAAAGCTGCGGATCCCGGAGGCGGCGCCAGTCATGCTGATTGAGCGCATGCGTTATCTGAAGGGGCGGCCGATCAGCCTGCATTACTCTTATATCCCGGTGCAGCTGTGTGAGGGGATTGAAAAGCACGACCTTGTGGACGAGCAGCTCTGTATTATTCTTGAGAAAGAATACCAGCTTCTGCCAACACGTATCCAGGAGACCCTGGAATCTGTCAAGGCGTCCAAGAAAGAATCCCAGCTGTTCCGTGTGGAGGAGAGCTATCCCCTGCTGATTCTTGAGGATATTCTTTTTGCACAGGACGATATGCCTTACGAGTATTCAAAGGTGGTCTTCCGCGGCGATAAAATCAAACTAAAATATGAATTTCATAATTTATAA
- a CDS encoding M20/M25/M40 family metallo-hydrolase: protein MSDNCKIQAEYIQFLKALIEMPSLSGEEGRIAGFVQQALEQIGVTPQVDEAGNVYGEIACGEGPSVLLNGHLDVVPGGNLEAWKPYSPFKAAVEGDVLIGRGASDLKAGLAAQFFAFKRIKQALDAGASLKGRVIFSAVVHEEAAEMLGMQYLIDHTLAGEKIDLCILCEPSSGKIALGHRGKVELVVKTMGKTAHSSQPKQGINALEKMLPVMRYIFEEMPETLKGHPVLGDNSVTITDCIVRPGAQSIIPDECEISIDRRYSPDETLEDVVRQLKVVLDGFAEKDPAFQAEVYPRAYCEKTYTGYTCEVNKYHPPWATDQQIPIVKKALDALESAGQKPECFYWKFGTDGGYTAGLRGIPTIGYSHAEEKWAHQPKEQVSISQMMKTIQGTEAMLAAVLDLKKEV from the coding sequence ATGTCAGATAATTGTAAAATACAGGCTGAGTACATTCAGTTTTTAAAGGCATTAATCGAGATGCCGTCGCTTTCCGGAGAAGAAGGCAGGATCGCCGGATTTGTGCAGCAGGCCCTGGAGCAAATCGGGGTTACGCCGCAGGTCGATGAGGCGGGCAACGTTTATGGTGAAATCGCCTGCGGAGAGGGCCCGTCAGTGCTGCTGAACGGACATCTCGATGTGGTGCCCGGGGGGAATCTGGAGGCGTGGAAGCCCTACAGCCCTTTTAAAGCCGCTGTGGAGGGGGATGTGCTCATCGGAAGGGGAGCCAGCGACCTGAAAGCAGGACTGGCCGCCCAGTTTTTTGCATTTAAGCGGATTAAGCAGGCCCTGGATGCAGGCGCGTCTCTAAAGGGCAGGGTCATTTTTTCAGCGGTGGTTCATGAAGAAGCAGCGGAGATGCTGGGAATGCAGTACCTCATCGACCACACCTTAGCCGGTGAAAAGATCGACCTCTGTATTTTATGTGAGCCGAGCTCAGGAAAAATAGCGCTGGGACACCGGGGAAAGGTGGAGCTTGTGGTTAAGACAATGGGAAAAACCGCCCATTCTTCCCAGCCAAAGCAGGGCATCAACGCCCTTGAAAAAATGCTGCCGGTGATGCGCTACATTTTCGAGGAAATGCCCGAAACGCTCAAGGGTCACCCCGTTCTGGGCGATAATTCGGTTACCATAACCGATTGTATTGTGCGTCCGGGCGCCCAGAGCATTATCCCTGACGAATGTGAAATATCCATTGACCGGCGTTACTCGCCGGACGAGACGCTGGAGGATGTGGTGCGTCAGCTTAAGGTCGTGCTTGACGGCTTTGCGGAAAAAGACCCGGCGTTTCAGGCAGAGGTCTATCCGCGCGCGTATTGCGAAAAGACCTACACAGGTTATACCTGCGAGGTAAATAAATACCATCCGCCCTGGGCCACAGATCAGCAGATACCCATTGTGAAAAAAGCCCTGGACGCTCTGGAGAGCGCCGGTCAGAAACCGGAATGCTTTTACTGGAAGTTCGGCACAGACGGCGGCTATACGGCAGGCCTCCGGGGCATCCCGACCATTGGCTATTCCCATGCCGAAGAGAAATGGGCGCACCAGCCTAAAGAGCAGGTCAGCATTTCACAGATGATGAAAACCATTCAGGGGACAGAGGCCATGCTGGCAGCTGTACTCGATTTAAAAAAGGAAGTATAG